TTTCGTGACCGAAAATATGGTCGGACACAAACTGGGCGAATTTTCGCCGACCCGGACCTTTTACGGGCATGCCGGGGACAAAAAATCCAAAATGAAGAAGTAGTCAATCGTTAAACGAATCGAGGATGCGGATATGGATGTGAAGGCGTCAGGCAAATACATGCGCATATCACCGCAAAAGGTGCGGAAGGTCATCGGGACCGTCAAGGGCCAGCCGGTGGAGTCCGGGCTTAACACGCTTAAGTTCATGCCGCAGAAAGCCGCGGGGATGGTGGAAAAGATCGTGCGCTCTGCAGTGGCCAACGCCGATCAGAATGCGGGCATAGATGTGGACCAACTGGTCATCAAGAACATCATTGTGGATGAAGGGCCCATGTTAAAGCGGTTTCGTCCCCGTGCCCGGGGTCGTGCGACACGGATATTAAAGCGTACTAGTCATATAACGGTCATCGTCGGCCAAGGCAGCGCATAAAAGGAGGTAGGTGGTTTGGGTCAGAAAGTCAATCCCATAGGCATGCGGCTGGGAATCAACCGCACCTGGAGTTCGCGGTGGTATGCGGACAAGGAATACGCCGGCTATATTTTCGAGGATCACAAGATCCGGCAGTTTTTAAAGAAAAAGCTGTACCATGCCGGTATCTCCAAGATCGAAATCGAACGGTCCTCCAAACGGATCAAGCTCCGCATCTATGCAGCCCGTCCCGGTATTGTCATCGGCAAAAAAGGCTCTGAGATCGAAGCCCTGAAAAAGGAGCTTGAAAAACTGGTTTCCGCAGAAGTCATGGTGGACATCCAGGAGGTGCGCAAGCCGGAGCTTGATGCCCAGTTGGTGGCTGAAAATGTCGCCAATCAGCTGGTACGCCGGGTGGCTTTTCGCAGGGCAATGAAAAGATGTGTTTCTTCTGCCATGCGCTTTGGCGCCAAGGGGGTTAAGATCATTTGCTCCGGGCGGCTCGGGGGTGCTGAAATGGCGAGGATCGAGTGGTACAAAGAGGGGCGGATCCCCTTGCACACGCTGCGTGCCGACATTGATTACGGGCTGGCCGTTGCTGAAACCACCTATGGCACCATTGGTGTAAAGGTCTACATTTTCAAGGGTGAGATTCTGGCCGATGATCAGATACCGGCCGAGCGGCAGTAATTTACAGGAGTCTATACCATGCTGAGTCCCAAAAAGGTAAAATATAGAAAACGCCAGAAAGGCCGCATGAAGGGCAAGGCTGAGCGCGGTTCCAGCCTGAACTTCGGTGATTATGGCCTGCAGGCTGTTGAATGCGGAATGATCACCTCCCGTCAGATTGAGGCCGCACGTATTGCCATGACCCGAAAGGTCAAACGCGGTGGTAAAATGTGGATCCGGATCTTTCCGGACAAGCCGATTACCAAAAAGCCTGCTGAAGTCCGGATGGGTAAGGGCAAGGGCGCACCCGAGGCATGGGTAGCGGTGATCAAGCCGGGGCGCATCCTTTACGAAATGGAGGGTGTTCCCCGTGAACTGGCCCATGAGGCGCTTCGGCTGGCTGCGTACAAACTGCCGATTAAAACCAAGGTCGTCGAAAGGAGCCAGATCTGATGGAAGCCAAAGAAATTCGGGGCCTTGGCCCTGACGAACTTGAAAGCCGGCTCGAGGACCTGGTGCAGACCTTTTTTAATCTGCGGTTCCAGCACAAGACCGGGCAGCTCGAAAATCCCAGGCGCATCAATCAGGTCCGCCGCGACATAGCGCGGATCAAGACCATAAAGCGTCAGCAGGCGTTCACTAACAGATAGCGGTGATGATTGGC
Above is a window of Desulfosalsimonas propionicica DNA encoding:
- the rplV gene encoding 50S ribosomal protein L22; this translates as MDVKASGKYMRISPQKVRKVIGTVKGQPVESGLNTLKFMPQKAAGMVEKIVRSAVANADQNAGIDVDQLVIKNIIVDEGPMLKRFRPRARGRATRILKRTSHITVIVGQGSA
- the rpsC gene encoding 30S ribosomal protein S3; protein product: MGQKVNPIGMRLGINRTWSSRWYADKEYAGYIFEDHKIRQFLKKKLYHAGISKIEIERSSKRIKLRIYAARPGIVIGKKGSEIEALKKELEKLVSAEVMVDIQEVRKPELDAQLVAENVANQLVRRVAFRRAMKRCVSSAMRFGAKGVKIICSGRLGGAEMARIEWYKEGRIPLHTLRADIDYGLAVAETTYGTIGVKVYIFKGEILADDQIPAERQ
- the rplP gene encoding 50S ribosomal protein L16, which codes for MLSPKKVKYRKRQKGRMKGKAERGSSLNFGDYGLQAVECGMITSRQIEAARIAMTRKVKRGGKMWIRIFPDKPITKKPAEVRMGKGKGAPEAWVAVIKPGRILYEMEGVPRELAHEALRLAAYKLPIKTKVVERSQI
- the rpmC gene encoding 50S ribosomal protein L29, with the translated sequence MEAKEIRGLGPDELESRLEDLVQTFFNLRFQHKTGQLENPRRINQVRRDIARIKTIKRQQAFTNR